Proteins encoded within one genomic window of Cellulomonas flavigena DSM 20109:
- the fabI gene encoding enoyl-ACP reductase FabI: MGLLDGKSLLVTGVLTEGSIAFHVARLAQEQGAEVVLTSFGRQLRLTQVIARRLPAAAPVVALDVTSPQDLADLASRVADHVPRLDGVVHSIGFAPQSVLGGRFLEAQWDDVATALHVSAYSLQALAVAAQPLMGPGSSVVGLTFDARYAWPVYDWMGVAKAALEATSRYLARDLGPRGVRVNLVAAGPVRTTAATSIPGFDAIEDGWDARAPLGWDVRDAGPSARAVVALLSDWFPATTGTVVHVDGGVHVMG; this comes from the coding sequence ATGGGACTGCTCGACGGAAAGTCGCTCCTGGTCACCGGCGTCCTCACCGAGGGCTCGATCGCGTTCCACGTCGCCCGCCTGGCGCAGGAGCAGGGCGCCGAGGTGGTCCTCACCTCGTTCGGCCGGCAGCTGCGCCTGACGCAGGTCATCGCCCGGCGGCTGCCCGCCGCGGCGCCCGTCGTCGCGCTCGACGTGACGTCGCCGCAGGACCTGGCCGACCTGGCGAGCCGCGTCGCCGACCACGTCCCGCGGCTCGACGGTGTCGTCCACTCGATCGGGTTCGCGCCGCAGTCCGTGCTCGGCGGCCGGTTCCTCGAGGCGCAGTGGGACGACGTGGCCACGGCCCTGCACGTCTCCGCGTACTCGCTGCAGGCGCTCGCCGTGGCGGCGCAGCCGCTGATGGGGCCGGGGTCGTCCGTGGTGGGCCTGACCTTCGACGCGCGGTACGCGTGGCCCGTGTACGACTGGATGGGTGTGGCCAAGGCGGCCCTCGAGGCGACGTCGCGCTACCTCGCCCGCGACCTGGGGCCGCGGGGCGTCCGCGTCAACCTGGTCGCGGCCGGGCCCGTGCGGACGACGGCGGCCACGTCGATCCCCGGGTTCGACGCGATCGAGGACGGGTGGGACGCACGCGCCCCCCTGGGGTGGGACGTCCGGGACGCGGGGCCCAGCGCACGCGCCGTCGTCGCCCTGCTGTCCGACTGGTTCCCCGCCACGACGGGCACGGTCGTGCACGTCGACGGCGGCGTGCACGTGATGGGCTGA
- a CDS encoding nitronate monooxygenase — MARAVSLAGQLGVVSGTALDVVLARRLQDGDVGGHLRRALAHFPVPAIAQRVVERYLRPGGRPPGRPYLPVPKLRARPSARGDELGAVGAFAEVWLAKEGHDAPVGINLLEKIQLATPSVLYGAMLAGVDVVLMGAGIPTQVPRLLDRLARHEPGVLDLHVDGGTTAHTVSLDPRALTGAEAAPLRRPRFLAVVSAHVLAAHLAKDATTRPDGFVVEGPRAGGHNAPPRGRRVLDDDGQPVYGPRDDADLAQVARTGLPFWLAGGAGTPEAVREALRVGAAGVQCGSLFALAEESGLAEDARAQVLARLRDGTLEVRTDPRASPTGFPFKVVSLPGTQSQDAVHAARPKLCDVGHLRVPFERDDGSLGYRCPGEPLDAYLEKGGAEADTVGRKCVCNALLAGVGLGQVRRDGYRETALLTLGSDVDGPARMLARHPDGWTCRDVVDFLLGAGGAAPGAAADPSYVDDATGPNT, encoded by the coding sequence ATGGCACGCGCCGTCTCGCTCGCCGGTCAGCTGGGCGTGGTGTCCGGGACGGCGCTGGACGTCGTCCTCGCCCGCAGGCTGCAGGACGGGGACGTCGGCGGGCACCTGCGGCGGGCGCTCGCACACTTCCCGGTCCCCGCGATCGCGCAACGGGTCGTCGAGCGGTACCTGCGGCCCGGCGGGCGTCCACCCGGTCGGCCGTACCTGCCGGTCCCCAAGCTGCGGGCCCGCCCCTCGGCTCGCGGCGACGAGCTGGGCGCGGTGGGTGCGTTCGCCGAGGTGTGGCTGGCGAAGGAGGGTCACGACGCGCCCGTCGGCATCAACCTGCTGGAGAAGATCCAGCTCGCGACGCCGAGCGTGCTGTACGGCGCGATGCTCGCGGGCGTCGACGTCGTCCTCATGGGTGCCGGCATCCCGACGCAGGTCCCGCGGCTGCTGGACCGGCTGGCGCGGCACGAGCCCGGCGTGCTCGACCTGCACGTGGACGGCGGGACCACGGCGCACACCGTGTCGCTCGACCCGCGTGCCCTGACAGGTGCCGAGGCGGCCCCGCTGCGACGGCCGCGCTTCCTCGCCGTGGTGTCGGCGCACGTGCTGGCCGCGCACCTCGCGAAGGACGCCACGACCCGACCCGACGGTTTCGTCGTCGAGGGGCCGCGGGCCGGCGGGCACAATGCGCCCCCGCGGGGCCGCCGCGTCCTCGACGACGACGGTCAGCCCGTGTACGGGCCGCGCGACGACGCGGACCTCGCCCAGGTCGCGCGGACCGGTCTGCCGTTCTGGCTCGCCGGCGGGGCGGGGACGCCGGAGGCGGTGCGCGAGGCGCTGCGCGTCGGCGCGGCGGGGGTCCAGTGCGGGTCGCTGTTCGCCCTCGCCGAGGAGTCCGGGCTCGCGGAGGACGCGCGTGCGCAGGTGCTGGCGCGGCTGCGCGACGGGACCCTCGAGGTCCGCACCGACCCGCGCGCCTCGCCGACGGGCTTCCCGTTCAAGGTCGTGTCCCTGCCCGGCACGCAGTCGCAGGACGCGGTGCACGCGGCCAGGCCGAAGCTGTGCGACGTGGGGCACCTGCGCGTGCCGTTCGAGCGCGACGACGGGTCCCTGGGCTACCGGTGCCCGGGCGAGCCGCTCGACGCCTACCTGGAGAAGGGCGGGGCGGAGGCGGACACCGTGGGCCGCAAGTGCGTCTGCAACGCGCTGCTGGCCGGTGTCGGCCTCGGGCAGGTCCGCCGTGACGGGTACCGGGAGACCGCCCTGCTCACGCTGGGGTCGGACGTCGACGGCCCCGCCCGGATGCTGGCGCGGCACCCCGACGGGTGGACGTGCCGCGACGTGGTCGACTTCCTGCTCGGGGCGGGTGGGGCGGCCCCGGGTGCGGCCGCGGACCCGTCGTACGTCGACGACGCCACGGGGCCGAACACCTAG
- the metG gene encoding methionine--tRNA ligase → MSRILSAVAWPYANGPRHIGHVAGFGIPSDVFSRYMRMAGHDVLMVSGTDEHGTPILVQADKEGVSAQELADRYNRVIVEDLTQLGLSYDLFTRTTTRNHYAVVQEMFRTVHRNGYMVERTTMGAVSPSTGRTLPDRYIEGTCPICGYDGARGDQCDNCGNQLDAIELKNPRSRINGETPRFVESNHFFLDLPAFVDALGDWLRARDGWRPNVLKFSLNLLDDVRPRAMTRDIDWGIPVPLEGWEDNPSKRLYVWFDAVIGYLSASIEWARRSGDPDAWRQWWNDPEALSYYFMGKDNITFHSQIWPAELLGYDGKGARGGEPGAFGSLNLPTEVVSSEFLNVEGKQFSTSRGVVILVRDMLARYQPDALRYYISVAGPETQDVDFTWAEFKRRTNDELVAGWGNLVNRTASMVHKNFGEIPTPGELQPVDVELNAQVAAAFGRVGELVGAHRQRQALQEAMRVVTEANRYVSETEPWKLKTDRDRLATVLHTTTQAVSDLNTLLAPFLPHSAQAVHEALGGTGTFSPQPRIEEVADLDDDSRHYPVITGDYTAVRGTWQPRAVVPGTRIDKPTPVFTKLDDAIVEEELERLRQS, encoded by the coding sequence ATGTCCCGCATCCTGTCGGCCGTCGCGTGGCCCTACGCGAACGGTCCCCGCCACATCGGTCACGTCGCCGGCTTCGGCATCCCCTCGGACGTCTTCAGCCGGTACATGCGCATGGCGGGGCACGACGTGCTCATGGTGTCGGGCACGGACGAGCACGGCACGCCGATCCTGGTGCAGGCCGACAAGGAGGGCGTCAGCGCGCAGGAGCTCGCGGACCGGTACAACCGCGTCATCGTCGAGGACCTCACGCAGCTCGGCCTGTCGTACGACCTGTTCACGCGCACCACGACCCGCAACCACTACGCGGTCGTGCAGGAGATGTTCCGCACGGTGCACAGGAACGGGTACATGGTCGAGCGGACCACGATGGGCGCGGTCAGCCCGTCGACCGGCCGCACGCTGCCGGACCGCTACATCGAGGGCACCTGCCCCATCTGCGGGTACGACGGCGCGCGCGGCGACCAGTGCGACAACTGCGGCAACCAGCTCGACGCGATCGAGCTGAAGAACCCCCGCAGCAGGATCAACGGCGAGACGCCGAGGTTCGTCGAGTCGAACCACTTCTTCCTCGACCTGCCGGCGTTCGTCGACGCGCTGGGCGACTGGCTGCGCGCGCGCGACGGCTGGCGGCCCAACGTCCTGAAGTTCTCGCTCAACCTGCTCGACGACGTGCGCCCGCGCGCCATGACGCGCGACATCGACTGGGGCATCCCCGTGCCGCTCGAGGGCTGGGAGGACAACCCGTCCAAGCGCCTGTACGTGTGGTTCGACGCGGTCATCGGGTACCTGTCGGCGTCGATCGAGTGGGCGCGCCGCAGCGGTGACCCCGACGCGTGGCGGCAGTGGTGGAACGACCCCGAGGCCCTGTCGTACTACTTCATGGGCAAGGACAACATCACGTTCCACTCGCAGATCTGGCCGGCGGAGCTGCTCGGGTACGACGGCAAGGGCGCGCGCGGCGGCGAGCCGGGTGCGTTCGGGTCCCTCAACCTGCCGACCGAGGTCGTGTCGAGCGAGTTCCTCAACGTCGAGGGCAAGCAGTTCTCGACGTCGCGCGGGGTCGTCATCCTGGTGCGCGACATGCTTGCGCGGTACCAGCCCGACGCGCTGCGCTACTACATCTCGGTCGCCGGCCCGGAGACGCAGGACGTCGACTTCACGTGGGCGGAGTTCAAGCGCCGCACCAACGACGAGCTGGTCGCGGGCTGGGGCAACCTGGTCAACCGGACCGCGAGCATGGTGCACAAGAACTTCGGTGAGATCCCGACGCCGGGCGAGCTGCAGCCGGTCGACGTCGAGCTGAACGCGCAGGTGGCCGCGGCCTTCGGGCGCGTCGGCGAGCTCGTGGGCGCACACCGGCAGCGGCAGGCGCTCCAGGAGGCCATGCGCGTGGTCACCGAGGCCAACCGGTACGTCTCGGAGACCGAGCCGTGGAAGCTGAAGACGGACCGTGACCGCCTGGCGACCGTGCTGCACACGACGACGCAGGCGGTCAGCGACCTCAACACGCTGCTCGCGCCGTTCCTGCCGCACAGCGCGCAGGCCGTGCACGAGGCGCTCGGCGGGACGGGCACGTTCTCGCCGCAGCCGCGGATCGAGGAGGTCGCCGACCTCGACGACGACAGCCGGCACTACCCGGTCATCACCGGCGACTACACGGCCGTGCGCGGGACGTGGCAGCCGCGGGCGGTCGTTCCGGGCACGCGGATCGACAAGCCGACGCCGGTCTTCACCAAGCTCGACGACGCGATCGTCGAGGAGGAGCTCGAGCGGCTCCGGCAGTCCTGA
- a CDS encoding TatD family hydrolase: MGRRSRATGWPAAPEPLPSPVVDNHTHLESVVGWRADGWDPADAAAHPDLAAHLERAAQVGVTRMVQVGCDLDALAWTDAAVRAHPALLGAVAIHPNEAVLHAGVHEVAPDGLDPDPQPRHDVPLDDAIAAVAAVAARNPRVRAIGETGLDHFRAGERGRAVQREAFRAHVALAKELGLALQIHDRDAHAEVVEVLLADGAPERTVFHCFSGDAGLARVAAEHGWYCSFAGPVSFPANEALRDALRVLPASLVLVETDAPYLTVHPLRGRPNSPYLLPGTLRAVAEATGRSLADVCAQVSAVSQAVYGDW, translated from the coding sequence GTGGGCCGCAGGTCCCGCGCGACCGGCTGGCCCGCGGCCCCGGAGCCGCTGCCGTCGCCCGTCGTCGACAACCACACGCACCTGGAGTCGGTGGTCGGGTGGCGGGCCGACGGCTGGGACCCCGCCGACGCGGCCGCCCACCCCGACCTCGCCGCGCATCTGGAGCGCGCGGCGCAGGTCGGGGTGACGCGCATGGTGCAGGTCGGGTGCGACCTCGACGCGCTCGCGTGGACGGACGCGGCCGTGCGCGCGCACCCCGCGCTGCTCGGCGCCGTGGCCATCCACCCCAACGAGGCCGTGCTGCACGCGGGCGTGCACGAGGTCGCGCCCGACGGGCTCGACCCCGACCCGCAGCCACGGCACGACGTGCCGCTGGACGACGCGATCGCGGCCGTCGCGGCCGTCGCGGCCCGCAACCCGCGCGTGCGGGCGATCGGCGAGACGGGGCTGGACCACTTCCGCGCGGGGGAGCGCGGGCGCGCGGTGCAGCGCGAGGCGTTCCGTGCGCACGTCGCGCTCGCCAAGGAGCTCGGCCTGGCGCTGCAGATCCACGACAGGGACGCGCACGCCGAGGTCGTCGAGGTCCTGCTGGCCGACGGCGCGCCCGAGCGCACGGTCTTCCACTGCTTCTCCGGGGACGCGGGCCTCGCGCGCGTCGCGGCCGAGCACGGCTGGTACTGCTCGTTCGCCGGGCCGGTGTCGTTCCCCGCCAACGAGGCCCTGCGCGACGCCCTGCGCGTCCTGCCCGCCTCGCTCGTGCTGGTGGAGACCGACGCCCCGTACCTCACGGTCCACCCGCTGCGCGGGCGACCGAACTCGCCGTACCTCCTGCCGGGGACCCTGCGCGCGGTCGCCGAGGCGACCGGGAGGTCGCTGGCAGACGTCTGCGCGCAGGTCAGCGCCGTGTCGCAGGCGGTCTACGGCGACTGGTGA
- a CDS encoding ubiquitin-like domain-containing protein — MTGHPQVPGRRAARARDRAARTAAQAVVLALVVGGTSAFAAMHKDVTVDVDGTEVQVQTFGRTVADVLAAGRIEVAEGDLVAPGLDQTISRTGQVVVRHGREIEVEVDGREQKVWTTALTVGEAVEELGLRDGVRLSASRSAEVGRDVLRVSTQKTVHLVVDGQVIDGVTSASTVRDALREIGLVLEEADQVSVPLDAAAVDGLVVMVTRAATSGETVTEAVPFAVQEIEDATLVKGNRVVKTTGRAGQRTTTYALDVVGGVVVGRTVLASVVTVPPVDQVVRVGTAELPNPSSVAVEPGTAQAMGKEMAAARGWGDDQFACLLALWNKESGWRWNAENKSSGAYGIPQSLPGSKMASVADDWRTNPATQITWGLNYIAGRYGNPCGAWAHSQAKNWY, encoded by the coding sequence GTGACCGGTCACCCGCAGGTACCGGGCCGCCGCGCCGCACGCGCGCGCGACCGGGCCGCACGCACCGCCGCCCAGGCGGTCGTGCTCGCGCTCGTCGTGGGGGGCACCAGCGCGTTCGCCGCGATGCACAAGGACGTGACCGTCGACGTCGACGGCACGGAGGTGCAGGTCCAGACGTTCGGGCGGACGGTCGCCGACGTGCTCGCCGCGGGACGCATCGAGGTCGCCGAGGGCGACCTCGTGGCGCCGGGGCTCGACCAGACGATCAGCCGGACCGGGCAGGTCGTCGTGCGGCACGGGCGCGAGATCGAGGTCGAGGTCGACGGGCGCGAGCAGAAGGTCTGGACGACGGCGCTGACCGTGGGCGAGGCCGTCGAGGAGCTGGGTCTGCGCGACGGCGTGCGGCTGTCCGCCTCGCGCTCGGCCGAGGTCGGCCGCGACGTGCTGCGCGTCTCGACGCAGAAGACCGTGCACCTGGTGGTCGACGGGCAGGTCATCGACGGGGTGACGAGCGCGTCGACCGTGCGGGACGCGCTGCGCGAGATCGGGCTGGTGCTCGAGGAGGCCGACCAGGTGTCGGTGCCGCTCGACGCGGCGGCCGTCGACGGGCTCGTCGTCATGGTGACGCGCGCGGCGACGTCGGGCGAGACCGTCACGGAGGCGGTGCCGTTCGCCGTGCAGGAGATCGAGGACGCGACGCTCGTCAAGGGCAACCGCGTCGTCAAGACCACGGGCCGCGCGGGCCAGCGCACCACGACGTACGCGCTCGACGTGGTCGGCGGCGTGGTCGTCGGCCGCACGGTCCTCGCGTCGGTCGTGACCGTCCCGCCCGTCGACCAGGTGGTCCGCGTCGGCACCGCCGAGCTGCCGAACCCGTCGTCGGTCGCCGTCGAGCCGGGCACCGCGCAGGCCATGGGCAAGGAGATGGCCGCGGCGCGCGGCTGGGGCGACGACCAGTTCGCCTGCCTCCTGGCGCTGTGGAACAAGGAGAGCGGCTGGCGCTGGAACGCCGAGAACAAGTCCTCCGGGGCCTACGGCATCCCGCAGTCGCTGCCCGGTTCGAAGATGGCGTCGGTCGCCGACGACTGGCGCACCAACCCGGCCACGCAGATCACGTGGGGGCTGAACTACATCGCCGGGCGGTACGGCAACCCCTGCGGCGCGTGGGCCCACTCGCAGGCCAAGAACTGGTACTGA
- a CDS encoding resuscitation-promoting factor, with protein MADATGSPTAARRPPLPVPGHDDGWSLVQNSTRPTGPTTPAAPTATTSLSHTGPESGPTTAARRLRWPLVAAGTAALVVAAGGVAYAQAHKTVALDVDGEITRVSTFAGSVEGLLTDHEVEVGARDTVSHTGPLSDGAEIVVRHATALVVDVDGTRQVVWTTALSADEALESLSDRAATVALVASRSAERAELPLDLALRGRAEVLVDGAVLPVPDADATVATVLDELAVALQPLDRVHVQQSAAGVVQVVVRRVVEQDVATTSEVPFTSRTEDDASRYVGQKTVAQAGVPGVRTVVERVTTVDGVEEARVPVSDGITQAPVEEVVRVGTKPRPVVAAAPASGASAAAGPIAAGGSADSLNWAALAKCESGGRVDVVSSTGKYHGLYQFSVSTWQSVGGAGLPSQASAEEQTARAKMLYNRSGAGQWPHCGKYLFS; from the coding sequence GTGGCGGACGCCACCGGCAGCCCCACCGCCGCTCGGCGCCCTCCGCTCCCCGTGCCCGGGCACGACGACGGCTGGAGCCTCGTGCAGAACTCGACCCGCCCCACCGGTCCGACCACCCCGGCGGCCCCGACCGCCACCACCTCGCTCTCCCACACCGGACCGGAGTCGGGTCCCACGACCGCCGCCCGTCGTCTGCGCTGGCCCCTCGTGGCCGCCGGCACCGCCGCGCTCGTCGTCGCCGCGGGCGGCGTCGCCTACGCGCAGGCCCACAAGACCGTCGCGCTCGACGTCGACGGCGAGATCACCCGCGTCTCCACGTTCGCCGGCTCCGTCGAGGGTCTGCTCACGGACCACGAGGTCGAGGTGGGCGCACGCGACACCGTCTCGCACACCGGCCCGCTTTCCGACGGTGCCGAGATCGTGGTGCGGCATGCCACCGCTCTCGTGGTGGACGTCGACGGCACCCGCCAGGTCGTCTGGACGACGGCGCTGAGCGCCGACGAGGCGCTGGAGTCGTTGTCCGACCGCGCCGCGACCGTGGCGCTCGTCGCGTCCCGCTCCGCCGAGCGCGCCGAGCTGCCGCTCGACCTCGCGCTGCGCGGCCGTGCCGAGGTCCTGGTCGACGGCGCCGTGCTGCCCGTCCCCGACGCGGACGCCACGGTGGCTACTGTCCTCGACGAGCTCGCGGTCGCGCTGCAGCCGCTCGACCGCGTGCACGTGCAGCAGAGCGCCGCGGGCGTCGTGCAGGTCGTCGTCCGGCGCGTCGTCGAGCAGGACGTCGCGACGACGTCGGAGGTGCCGTTCACGTCGCGCACCGAGGACGACGCGTCGCGCTACGTCGGCCAGAAGACCGTCGCCCAGGCCGGCGTGCCCGGTGTGCGCACCGTCGTCGAGCGCGTCACCACGGTGGACGGTGTCGAGGAGGCCCGTGTGCCCGTCAGCGACGGCATCACGCAGGCCCCCGTCGAGGAGGTCGTGCGCGTGGGCACCAAGCCACGGCCCGTCGTCGCGGCGGCACCGGCGTCCGGCGCGTCGGCCGCGGCCGGCCCGATCGCCGCCGGCGGCAGCGCCGACTCGCTCAACTGGGCCGCGCTGGCGAAGTGCGAGTCCGGCGGCCGTGTCGACGTCGTGTCGTCCACCGGCAAGTACCACGGGCTCTACCAGTTCTCGGTGTCGACGTGGCAGTCGGTCGGCGGTGCCGGCCTGCCGTCGCAGGCATCGGCCGAGGAGCAGACGGCGCGCGCGAAGATGCTCTACAACCGCTCGGGCGCCGGCCAGTGGCCCCACTGCGGCAAGTACCTCTTCAGCTGA
- the rsmA gene encoding 16S rRNA (adenine(1518)-N(6)/adenine(1519)-N(6))-dimethyltransferase RsmA has product MSDVTLLGPAEIRALAERAGVRPTKTLGQNFVLDAGTVRKIVRQADVVAGERVVEVGPGLGSLTLGLLEADVDVVAVEIDPVLAALLPQTVAAHVPGLAVDPHAGTENTDARTVVLRDTAGRARLTVVTQDALTVTALPGPPPTALVANLPYNVSVPVLLTFLERFDTLERGLVMVQAEVADRLAAPPGSRTYGVPSAKVAWYASARRTATVGRAVFWPAPHVDSALVRLDRRAHPAAGVPRQEVFAVVDAAFAQRRKMLRSALAGLAGSSAAAEDAVRAAGLDPQVRGEQVDVVGFARIAEALHAARPGTPGPGTVAP; this is encoded by the coding sequence ATGTCGGACGTGACGCTGCTCGGGCCCGCGGAGATCCGGGCGCTCGCGGAGCGCGCCGGCGTGCGCCCCACCAAGACCCTCGGGCAGAACTTCGTGCTCGACGCGGGCACGGTGCGCAAGATCGTGCGGCAGGCCGACGTGGTCGCCGGCGAGCGCGTCGTCGAGGTGGGGCCCGGGCTCGGGTCGCTCACCCTGGGGCTCCTCGAGGCGGACGTCGACGTCGTCGCCGTCGAGATCGACCCCGTGCTGGCCGCGCTGCTGCCGCAGACGGTCGCCGCGCACGTGCCGGGGCTCGCGGTCGACCCGCACGCGGGCACCGAGAACACCGACGCGCGCACGGTCGTCCTGCGCGACACCGCCGGCCGCGCGCGCCTGACCGTGGTCACCCAGGACGCGCTGACGGTGACCGCGCTGCCCGGCCCACCGCCCACGGCTCTCGTCGCGAACCTGCCGTACAACGTGTCCGTCCCGGTGCTGCTGACGTTCCTCGAGCGGTTCGACACGCTCGAGCGCGGGCTCGTCATGGTGCAGGCCGAGGTGGCCGACCGGCTCGCGGCACCACCGGGCAGCCGCACCTACGGCGTGCCGTCCGCCAAGGTCGCCTGGTACGCCTCCGCGCGGCGCACGGCGACCGTCGGGCGCGCCGTGTTCTGGCCGGCGCCGCACGTGGACTCGGCACTGGTCCGCCTCGACCGGCGCGCGCACCCGGCGGCCGGCGTGCCGCGGCAGGAGGTCTTCGCGGTCGTCGACGCCGCGTTCGCGCAGCGCCGCAAGATGCTGCGGTCGGCGCTCGCCGGCCTCGCCGGCTCGTCGGCAGCGGCCGAGGACGCCGTGCGCGCCGCCGGGCTCGACCCGCAGGTGCGCGGCGAGCAGGTCGACGTCGTGGGGTTCGCGCGCATCGCCGAGGCCCTGCACGCCGCGCGGCCGGGCACGCCCGGACCTGGCACAGTGGCACCGTGA
- a CDS encoding 4-(cytidine 5'-diphospho)-2-C-methyl-D-erythritol kinase, translating into MTLTPLEDLPERAVRVRAPGKVNLSLRVGARASDGYHPLSTVFQAVSIYEEVVATPADDFGVSASGPQSDAVPTDESNLALRAARAVAERAGVDDGVHLHLVKGVPVAGGMAGGSADAAAALVACDALWGTGLSRDELLELAAGLGSDVPFSLVGHTAVGQGRGHLLTPALSRGEFHWAFAVQDRGLSTAAVYRAFDEIRHPDGPLDDDQDVPLMQALLAGDPAALGAALHNDLEAAAIELDPGLTEPLAVATDAGALGVVVSGSGPTVAALARSRKHALAVAAAFTASGVADRVLTATGPVAGARVVASE; encoded by the coding sequence GTGACCCTGACCCCCCTGGAGGACCTGCCCGAGCGTGCGGTCCGCGTGCGCGCCCCCGGAAAGGTCAACCTGTCGCTGCGCGTGGGGGCGCGTGCGAGCGACGGCTACCACCCGCTGTCGACCGTCTTCCAGGCGGTGTCGATCTATGAGGAGGTCGTCGCGACTCCCGCGGACGACTTCGGCGTGAGCGCCAGCGGGCCGCAGTCCGACGCGGTGCCGACCGACGAGAGCAACCTCGCGCTGCGCGCGGCCCGCGCGGTCGCCGAGCGCGCGGGCGTCGACGACGGTGTCCACCTGCACCTCGTCAAGGGTGTGCCGGTCGCCGGCGGCATGGCCGGCGGGTCCGCCGACGCCGCTGCCGCGCTCGTCGCGTGCGACGCGCTGTGGGGCACCGGGCTCTCGCGCGACGAGCTCCTCGAGCTCGCCGCCGGGCTCGGGTCCGACGTGCCGTTCTCGCTGGTGGGCCACACCGCGGTCGGGCAGGGGCGGGGGCACCTGCTGACGCCGGCGCTGAGCCGCGGGGAGTTCCACTGGGCGTTCGCCGTGCAGGACCGCGGCCTGTCGACAGCCGCCGTCTACCGGGCGTTCGACGAGATCCGCCACCCCGACGGCCCCCTCGACGACGACCAGGACGTGCCGCTCATGCAGGCGTTGCTGGCGGGTGACCCGGCTGCCCTGGGGGCCGCGCTGCACAACGACCTCGAGGCCGCCGCGATCGAGCTCGACCCGGGCCTGACGGAGCCGCTGGCGGTGGCGACCGACGCCGGCGCGCTCGGCGTCGTCGTCTCGGGCTCCGGGCCGACGGTCGCCGCGTTGGCCCGCAGCCGCAAGCACGCGCTCGCGGTCGCCGCGGCCTTCACGGCCTCGGGGGTCGCCGACCGCGTCCTCACCGCGACCGGGCCCGTCGCCGGGGCCCGCGTCGTCGCGTCGGAGTGA
- a CDS encoding sensor histidine kinase — protein sequence MRGLLRGVAARVVPDEQAPTGPAAERAADGGPVGRDVAVVGPVPVVVAADPDEPGWVRPGPSSDVLRWDVLLAVALCLGGLLSMALSRLTGMLYEEPAEGWVSALMIAAVTLPLAVRRRWPSAALLVVAAAFVGSQLLYVPETLISNIALFCAMYTVGAWETDRRRGTVARAVVVAGMIVWLLVAMFRAATDPELAAEIAEEFPEQVGAISPLVAAWLVQLLTNVLYFAGAWFFGAHAWRSARERARTAWRTHLLVLERRRAEEQAVALERLRLARELHDAVAHHVSLIGVQAAAARTVLGSDTERAAQALGHVEDAAREAVSELHGILGMLRDGSDAARGAAAVPEEPVTALDVGRLPELVAQARTAGLEVSYREVGEPRRLPPLASLHLYRIAQEALTNTRKHAGPGVRADVRLRWLPGAVELEVSDDGGAGRRPGPVPSGGMGLVGMRERVAAEGGTFEAARRRAGGFVVRARLPLPGDDASDDDAAAAARGTEDET from the coding sequence GTGCGCGGGCTCCTGCGGGGCGTCGCCGCGCGTGTCGTGCCCGACGAGCAGGCGCCGACGGGTCCCGCGGCCGAGCGCGCGGCCGACGGCGGGCCGGTGGGTCGCGACGTCGCGGTCGTGGGTCCCGTGCCGGTGGTCGTGGCGGCCGACCCCGACGAGCCCGGCTGGGTGCGGCCCGGGCCGAGCTCGGACGTGCTGCGGTGGGACGTGCTGCTCGCCGTGGCCCTGTGCCTGGGCGGGCTGCTGTCGATGGCGCTCTCGCGGCTCACGGGCATGCTGTACGAGGAGCCCGCCGAGGGCTGGGTGTCGGCGCTGATGATCGCGGCCGTGACGCTGCCGCTCGCGGTGCGCCGCCGCTGGCCGAGCGCGGCGCTGCTGGTGGTGGCCGCGGCGTTCGTCGGGTCGCAGCTGCTGTACGTGCCGGAGACGTTGATCTCGAACATCGCGCTGTTCTGCGCGATGTACACGGTGGGCGCGTGGGAGACCGACCGGCGCCGTGGCACGGTGGCCCGCGCCGTCGTCGTCGCCGGGATGATCGTGTGGCTCCTCGTCGCGATGTTCCGCGCGGCCACCGACCCCGAGTTGGCCGCGGAGATCGCGGAGGAGTTCCCCGAGCAGGTCGGGGCGATCTCCCCGCTCGTGGCGGCCTGGTTGGTGCAGCTGCTCACCAACGTCCTGTACTTCGCGGGCGCCTGGTTCTTCGGTGCGCACGCGTGGCGCTCGGCGCGGGAGCGCGCGCGCACCGCGTGGCGCACGCACCTGCTGGTGCTCGAGCGGCGCCGCGCCGAGGAGCAGGCGGTCGCGCTCGAGCGGCTGCGCCTGGCGCGCGAGCTGCACGACGCGGTCGCCCACCACGTCTCCCTCATCGGCGTGCAGGCGGCCGCCGCGCGCACGGTCCTGGGCTCCGACACAGAGCGCGCTGCGCAGGCCCTCGGGCACGTCGAGGACGCGGCGCGCGAGGCGGTGAGCGAGCTGCACGGGATCCTCGGCATGCTGCGCGACGGCAGTGACGCGGCACGCGGTGCCGCGGCGGTGCCGGAGGAGCCCGTCACCGCGCTCGACGTGGGACGCCTGCCGGAGCTCGTCGCGCAGGCGCGCACCGCGGGGCTGGAGGTCTCGTACCGCGAGGTGGGCGAGCCGCGCCGGCTGCCGCCGCTCGCGTCGCTGCACCTGTACCGGATCGCGCAGGAGGCGCTCACCAACACGCGCAAGCACGCCGGCCCGGGCGTGCGGGCGGACGTGCGGCTGCGGTGGCTGCCCGGCGCGGTGGAGCTCGAGGTGTCGGACGACGGGGGTGCGGGCCGCCGGCCCGGGCCCGTCCCGTCCGGTGGCATGGGGCTGGTCGGGATGCGGGAGCGGGTCGCCGCGGAGGGCGGCACGTTCGAGGCGGCGCGCCGCCGCGCGGGCGGCTTCGTGGTCCGCGCGCG